Below is a window of Streptomyces genisteinicus DNA.
CCGTGAAGCGTCCGGCGGTCATCGAGACCGCCGAGGGCACCGTCATCGGCGTCCGGGACATGACGTACCTGACGCTCTCCTACGACCACCGTCTGGTGGACGGCGCGGACGCCGCCCGCTACCTCACGGCGGTCAAGGCGATCCTGGAGGCCGGCGAGTTCGAGGTCGAGCTCGGCCTGTAGGGCCTCCGCGGTCCGCGCGGCCGCCGCCACGCCTGATCCGTGCCCCCGTACCGGAGTGATCCGGTACGGGGGCACGCGTGTGTCCGCACGCGCGTCCTCTGCCGCGTTCGCCCCTCGCCGTGCGGGGCGGGCGGATAGCGTGGCGCCCGGGGATTCGGGGCCGAGGGGGAACCCATGCGCATGGCAGATCGGCACACGCACGATCCGGTCACGGGGGTTCCGGCCGCCGGGGACGAGGCGGCGGCGCCCGGTCCCGGGGACGAGACGGCGGCCCCGGGCACGCCCGCGGGCGGTACGGCGGTGCCGGGGCACGACACCGCCGGTCCGGACCACGCGGGAGCGCGGGGCACGGCGGACACCGGCACGGCGCGCACCGGCACGGCGGCCGCGGACCGCGACGGTCCCGGTGACCCTGACGGCCCCGCCGGTCGCGCCGGTCGCGACGACCCCGGTGACCGCGCCGCGGAATCCGCGGCGGCTCCCGGGGGTCCGGGCCGGGCCGGAAGGGAAGGGCGGTCGCGGGACGCCGGCGGCCCGCCCGGCCCCCGCCGCGCCTCCCCCGCGGGCCACACGGGCGCCGGCACGGCGATCGGCGTCGTGGTCGAACGCCACCGCAGCGGCCTGGTTCCCGAACTGCCGGGGGCACGGCAGCAGTTGGAGACGCTGGCCGGGCTGCTCACCGCATACGGCTGCACCGCCGAGACGGTGGCCGACCCGGACTGGGGCACCGTGCGCGACCGGCTGGAGAGCTGGTCGGCGGCGCACGCCGGGACGGGAGGCGGCGGCCCCGCGGTGGTGCTGTGGTCGGGCCATGCGCAGCTGCACCGGGGCCGGCTGCACCTGATCACCGCGGACACGCAGGACCCCTCGGCCGAGACACAGGTCTACCGCACCGAGCTGCTGGCCGAGGCGGCGCTCCGTTCGGGGGCCGACCAGGTCCTGCTGGTCGTCGACACCTGCCACGCCGGGGCGGGCGTACTGGAGCCGCTGCGCCGCGCGATGGAGGACTTCGCCTCCGCCGTGCTGCCGCCGGGGCGCGCCCAGTGGCTCGGGGTGCTCGCGGGCTGCCGGGCGCACGAGCCGGCGGCGGGGCGCGGTGTCCTGATGGACACGCTGACCGAGGTGCTGCGCGACGGACCGTCCGGCACGGGCGCGTACCGGCACGAGTGGAGCGTCCGCAACGCGGGGGTGACCGGCGAGGCCGTCCTCCAGGAGGTGCTGGCCCGCTGGGACGACGACGGCCAGCGCCCGGCGAGCGCCTCCACGGGCCGGGCGCTGCCGATGTTCCGCAACCCCCGGCTGCGCGGCGACGCGGGCGAGCAGCTGGTGGAGCACCTGGTGCTCGCCGCCCGGGGGGCGGGCCGCACCGAGGAGGGCTGGTTCTTCACCGGCCGGCACGCGGTGCTGACCGACGTGGTCGCCTGGCTCGCCGCCCGCGAACCCGGTCTGTTCCTCGTCACGGGCGGTGCGGGCAGCGGGAAGTCGGCGGTCCTCGGGCGGGTCGCGACGCTGTCGGACCCGCGGCGCCGCGCTGAGGTCCTCGCCCACGGGGCGCTGCTCGACGGGGACCCGGATCCGGGCGGGAACGCGGTGGACGCGGCGCTCCATCTGCGGGGCATGACCGCGCAGGACCTCGCGGAGGCACTCGCCCGGCAGCTGGACCTGCCCGCGCCGCGTTCTCCCGCCGCGCTGGTCGCGGAGCTGGAGCCGCGGGGGCCGGGACGCCCGCCGGTGCTGGTGCTCGACGGTCTGGACGAGGCCGCGCCGGAGGAGGCCGCGGCCGTGGCCGAGCAGCTGCTGGTGCCGCTCAGCCGGGTCGCGTCCGTGCTCCTCGGCTCCCGTGCCCGCCCGTTCCGTCCGTACGCCGCCCCGCAGGAGAGCCTGCACGGCACGCTGGCCCGGTGGCTGGGCACCCGGGTCCAGGTGGCGGATCTGGACCGGGACGCCGGCACCGCGGAGGACATCGCCGGATACGTGCGGCGGCGGCTGGAGCGGGGCGGCCTGCCGGCGGACGTGTGCGACGCGTCGGCCCGGGCCGTGGCGGAACGCGCCGCGGCGGACGACGGCGGGTTCCTCTTCGCGCGCATCGTGGCGCGGTCGCTGATCGGCCGGGCGGCGGAACTCGTCCCGGGCGAGCCGCCCGCCCTGCCGGAGTCCGTCGGGGACGCCTTCGCCGAGGAGCTGGCGCGGGGACCGGAGCGCGTGCGCGAGGGCGCCGTCCTGCCCGGCGCGGCGAGGGATCTGCTCACGGCCCTGGCGTGGGGGGTGGGACGCGGCATGCCCGCCCGGGGCGTGTGGGAGAGCGCGGCCGCCGCCCTCGGGGGCCCCGGGACGGTCTACGGCCCCGAGGACGTGGACTGGCTCCTCGGCGCCTACGGCGCGTTCGTGGTGGAGGACACCGACGGGTCCCAGGCGGTGTACCGGCTGTACCACCGGGAGTTCGTCGAGCACCTGCGGAACGCGGCCGCGGGGGCCGGGGCGGGGCACGGCCCGCTCGCCGGGGAACGGGTGGCCCGTGCGCTGGTCGGCCTGCTGCTGCGGCAGGCGGACGAGGCACGCGCACCGGAGCGGGCCAACCCCTACCTCCTGTCCGGTCTCGCCGCCCACGCCCTGGACGCCGGTCCGGCGGGGATCGCGATGGTGCGGGACCTGGACCGGCGCAACGGCCGCGCGTTCCGCCCGGTGCTCGCGCTCGTCCTCCAGCAGGCCGCCGTGCTGCTGGACGGTGCCGGACGCGCCGGGGAGGCCGTCGCCGCCGCGGGTGAGGCCGCCGGGCTGTGGCGGGAGCTCGCGGGCAGCGGCCCCGCCCACCGGCCGGCGCTGGCCTGGGCGCTCGACGCCCTGGCGCACCGGCTGGCCGCCACGGGGGACCGGGCGGGGGCCCTGGAGGCCGCCCGGGAGGCGGCCGGGGTCCAGCGGGAGCTCGCCGCCGGGGACCCGGACGCCTTCGGGCCCGGACTGCCCTCGTACCTCGTCAACCTGGCCGCCCGGCTGTACGAGTCGGGCGAGCGCGAGGCGGCGGCGGCCCTCACGGAGGAGGCGGTCGGCCTCTGCCGGGAGCTGGCGGACCGCCGCCCGTCCGTCCATCTGCCGCTGCTGGCACGGTTCCTGATCAACCATGCGACCCACCTCCGGGCCGTCGGCAGGCGCCGGGAGGCCCTGGACGGCTGCCGCGAGGCGGTCGCCGTGGCACGCCGGCTGGCCGACGACGCGCCCGTTGCGCATGCGCACCTCCTCGCGACGGCCCTCGGGGACCTCGCGGTCGAACTCGACGCGGCGGGACGGACGGCGGAGGCCCTCGACGCGGCCCAGGAGTCGGTGCGGCTGCACCGCGACCCGGCCGCCGACCGGCCCGGCGACCATCTGCCGCGCCTGGCGAAGGCCCTGGGCAACCTGGCGGCGCTGCTCGGCTCCGCCGGGCGGGACCGGGACTCCCTCGCGCCCGCCAGGGAGGGGCTGGAGGCGGCGCGGCAGGTGGCGGCGAGCGGTCCCGCGGCCGGGCGGGCCGGGCTGTCGGACGCGCTCGCCGTGCTCGCCGGACGGCTGCTGGTCGTCGGGGAGCACCGGGAGGCCCTGGCCCACGCGGAGGAGGCGGTGGCGCTCGACCGTGCCCTCGTCGCCGGGGACCCGGCGGCCGCCGCGGACCGGCCGGCGCGCTCGCTGACCCTGCTGGCCACCGCGCTCGGCCGGCGGGGGGAGTACCGGGCGGCCCTGGACGCGGTCCTGGAGAGCGTCGGACTCCTGCGCGAGGCGGCCGGCCGGGACCCCGTGACGCACCTCGCGGACCTGGCCGCGTCCCTGCACAACCTCGGCAACCACCATGCCGACGCGGGCGACACGGTCGCGGCGGTGCACGCGACCGCGGAAGCGGTCGAGCTGTACCGGCGGCTGGCCGACGACCTGCCCGCCGTCCACCTCGGCGACCTCGCCCTGAGCTGCGACGCCCTCGGCTGCCGGCTGTCGGACCTGGGCGACGGGAACCGGGCGCTCACCTGTGCGCGCAACGCCGTCGCCCTGTACCGGAAGCTGGCCGGGGACGAACCCGGGCGGTACGCGGGCGGCCTCGCGCGGTCGCTGGGCAATCTCGGACTCCGCCTGGCGCGCACGGGCGCCCACGAGGAGGCGCTCGCCGTCACGGAGGAGTCCCTGGCGCTGGAGCGCGAGCTGACCGCAGGCGATCCGCGGGCCCGGCGCCGGGTGATGGCGAGCTCGTCCTACAACCTGTCCCTCCGGCTGGCGGAGAACTCCCGTCCGCGGCAGGCGCTGGCCGCTCTGCGCGAGGCCCTCGGGATGTTCCGGGAGCTGGCCGACGACGAGCCGGCCCACTGGACGGCGCCCCTGGCGGCGGCCGTGGGGGCGCTGGGGCGGCTGCTGGCCGGCCGGGGCGACCACGACGGCGCGCGGGCCGCGGCCGACGAGGCCGTCACGCTCCTCACCGCCTGCGCCGCGGCGGACCCCGGCGCCCACACGGACATGCTGGCGGAAGCCCTCGGCGGGCTGCAGCTGGTCGGGGAGGCGGCGGGGACTCCCGGGGTCGCGGTCGCGGCGGCCCGGCGGGCCGAGGACGCGCTGGCCGGTCATCCGGCGGCGGCCCGGCGGATGCGGATGCTCCGGCTGGGGTTCGAGCTGGGGGCGGGGACCGCGGAGGACGCCGTGCGCGCCCTGGCGGCCCTCGCCTGCCCGGCCCGCGGCGGCCGCGAGGGCAGCGGCGGCGGTGCGGGCGCTGCCCCGCGGCCGGAGCCCGCCGAGGTCTTCCACGCCCGTCAGCTGCTGGTGCGCCACGCCGAGCGCGGCAGGGCGGAGTCGGCCCTGGTCCGCCGTCTGGTGCGGCAGGCCGGTTCCCGGGGGTGGCGCCGCGCGCCGGCGTGGCTCGGCCTGCCCTCCCACGCCACGGCGACGCTGATGGGGTGGTTCGACTGCGAGGACTGGGCGTCGTCCCGCGCCTACTGGGACGAGCACCGCTGGCTGCGGACCCGGCAGGCGGGAACGGCGCTCGCCGAGCTGGTCGCGCTCCAGCCGGAGGTCGCCGCGCATCTGCAGTTGTGGAGCACCGCCGTCGAGCACGGACCGGACGTCGCGTTCCACCTCCCGCGGACGGTCGAACTGATCGACACCTGGGCGTCGGCCCGTACCCTGCGCGAGTCGCGGGAGCTGCTCGTCGCGCACGCGGACATGCTGGTCGGCCCGAACGCGCTCGTCGTGCTCACCGCCCGCAGCGGCACGGACCGGACCGTGCGGCACGCGCTGCTCCACCTCGCCGCCGCCGACGGCGTCGAGGAGGCCTACCGCTGCGCGGAGGACCGCGACGCGCTGCGCCGCCGGATCGAGCGCGCCTGCTCCGGGAGCGAGCCGGACACCGAGACGCTCGCGCTCTGCGCGGAACTGGAGCGGACGCAGTTCGGCGACGCGTACTCCGCCGACGTGCACCGGGCGCTGGCCGCCGTCCTCGCCGGCCCGGGCGGCGAGGTGCCGCCCGTGCGGGCGGCCCCGGAGCCGGCGGAGCGGGCCCGCGCGGTGACCGGGATCGCGGCCCTGATCCGCCGTTATCCGCGTCACACGGCCGAGTTGACCGCTCTGCTGGAGGCGGTGGCGGCCGACCGGCCCTCGGCGGCCGTCCACCCGCCCGCACCCTGACGACGTGCGGTTTCCCGTCCTCGCGGAGGCCCGGCGGGACGGCGGGGCCGCCGTCCGGGACCCTGCGGCACGGCACGCCCACGGAGGGTGCGGGGGGATTCCTCTCCGGTAACCTCGGCGTCGGCCATCTGGTGAGGAGCGCATTCATGACCGTCCCCGTCGTCCACTCGCTGCGCGACCAGATCCGCGAGCACATCGTGGAGGGGATCGTCAGCGGGCGCTGGAAGCCCGGTGAGCGGATCGTCGAGCGCCGGATCGCGACGGAGCTGGAGGTCTCGCAGACACCGGTGCGCGAGGCGCTGCGCGAACTGGAGTCGCTGCGGCTGATCGAGTCGGCGCCCAACAAGGGCGTACGGGTGCGGAACCTGACGGCCGCGGACCTTGAGGAGAGCTATCCGGTCCGGGCCGGTCTGGAGCAGATCGCCGCGGAGCTCGCGGCGGACCGGCTGGCGGCGGACTGCTCGGCGCTGGAGCCCCATGTGACGGCCCTCTACGAGGCGGACCGGCACGCCGACGGCACGGCCCAGGTGCGCCACACGGTGGCCTTCCACCGGGAGCTGGTGAAGGCCGCGGGCAACAGCGTGCTGCTGCACACCTGGGAGGGCCTCGGGATCGAGGTCTTCACGGCGCTGTCGATCCGGTGGCTGGGGACGGTGCAGAAGTCCTACGCGGAGGAGCACCAGGATCTGGTGGAGGCGTTCCGGCGGCGCGACCCGGAGATCGGCGCCCTCGTGAAGGCCCACGTCCTCGGCTGCGCACCGCGCGCGTAGCGGCGGCCCGCGGTTCAGCCCCGCGCGGGGCTGCGGTTCAGGCCTCGGGGGCTGCGCTCCCGGGCACGTTCAGCCCTAGCGGGACTGCGGTCCCGGGGCGCGTGCGCGCCTGAGGACGACGGCCGCAGGCCGTGCCGCCACCACCACCCCGCCCGCAGCCCGGCCCGTGCCCGTGCCCCGCTCCGGCGGGGCTGGAGCCGGCCGCCCTCCGGACCGGGACCACAGGCCGCCGCCGCGCGAGCCCGGGATCACCCTGCGAGCCGGCGCGGCTGGAAGTGGGCTCACGGTGCTCGAGAGGCCCCCGGGAGAAGAGGGCGTTTAGGGGGCATTTACCCAGGCACCCCGTGCCCACTTTTGCGGCACCGGATGCCAATTTCACCCCAACCTTTGATCGATCATCGATCAGCGACTTACAGTCTTCGGCGGGTCCACCGACCCGTTCGCCCTGTCCTG
It encodes the following:
- a CDS encoding tetratricopeptide repeat protein — translated: MVERHRSGLVPELPGARQQLETLAGLLTAYGCTAETVADPDWGTVRDRLESWSAAHAGTGGGGPAVVLWSGHAQLHRGRLHLITADTQDPSAETQVYRTELLAEAALRSGADQVLLVVDTCHAGAGVLEPLRRAMEDFASAVLPPGRAQWLGVLAGCRAHEPAAGRGVLMDTLTEVLRDGPSGTGAYRHEWSVRNAGVTGEAVLQEVLARWDDDGQRPASASTGRALPMFRNPRLRGDAGEQLVEHLVLAARGAGRTEEGWFFTGRHAVLTDVVAWLAAREPGLFLVTGGAGSGKSAVLGRVATLSDPRRRAEVLAHGALLDGDPDPGGNAVDAALHLRGMTAQDLAEALARQLDLPAPRSPAALVAELEPRGPGRPPVLVLDGLDEAAPEEAAAVAEQLLVPLSRVASVLLGSRARPFRPYAAPQESLHGTLARWLGTRVQVADLDRDAGTAEDIAGYVRRRLERGGLPADVCDASARAVAERAAADDGGFLFARIVARSLIGRAAELVPGEPPALPESVGDAFAEELARGPERVREGAVLPGAARDLLTALAWGVGRGMPARGVWESAAAALGGPGTVYGPEDVDWLLGAYGAFVVEDTDGSQAVYRLYHREFVEHLRNAAAGAGAGHGPLAGERVARALVGLLLRQADEARAPERANPYLLSGLAAHALDAGPAGIAMVRDLDRRNGRAFRPVLALVLQQAAVLLDGAGRAGEAVAAAGEAAGLWRELAGSGPAHRPALAWALDALAHRLAATGDRAGALEAAREAAGVQRELAAGDPDAFGPGLPSYLVNLAARLYESGEREAAAALTEEAVGLCRELADRRPSVHLPLLARFLINHATHLRAVGRRREALDGCREAVAVARRLADDAPVAHAHLLATALGDLAVELDAAGRTAEALDAAQESVRLHRDPAADRPGDHLPRLAKALGNLAALLGSAGRDRDSLAPAREGLEAARQVAASGPAAGRAGLSDALAVLAGRLLVVGEHREALAHAEEAVALDRALVAGDPAAAADRPARSLTLLATALGRRGEYRAALDAVLESVGLLREAAGRDPVTHLADLAASLHNLGNHHADAGDTVAAVHATAEAVELYRRLADDLPAVHLGDLALSCDALGCRLSDLGDGNRALTCARNAVALYRKLAGDEPGRYAGGLARSLGNLGLRLARTGAHEEALAVTEESLALERELTAGDPRARRRVMASSSYNLSLRLAENSRPRQALAALREALGMFRELADDEPAHWTAPLAAAVGALGRLLAGRGDHDGARAAADEAVTLLTACAAADPGAHTDMLAEALGGLQLVGEAAGTPGVAVAAARRAEDALAGHPAAARRMRMLRLGFELGAGTAEDAVRALAALACPARGGREGSGGGAGAAPRPEPAEVFHARQLLVRHAERGRAESALVRRLVRQAGSRGWRRAPAWLGLPSHATATLMGWFDCEDWASSRAYWDEHRWLRTRQAGTALAELVALQPEVAAHLQLWSTAVEHGPDVAFHLPRTVELIDTWASARTLRESRELLVAHADMLVGPNALVVLTARSGTDRTVRHALLHLAAADGVEEAYRCAEDRDALRRRIERACSGSEPDTETLALCAELERTQFGDAYSADVHRALAAVLAGPGGEVPPVRAAPEPAERARAVTGIAALIRRYPRHTAELTALLEAVAADRPSAAVHPPAP
- a CDS encoding GntR family transcriptional regulator; its protein translation is MTVPVVHSLRDQIREHIVEGIVSGRWKPGERIVERRIATELEVSQTPVREALRELESLRLIESAPNKGVRVRNLTAADLEESYPVRAGLEQIAAELAADRLAADCSALEPHVTALYEADRHADGTAQVRHTVAFHRELVKAAGNSVLLHTWEGLGIEVFTALSIRWLGTVQKSYAEEHQDLVEAFRRRDPEIGALVKAHVLGCAPRA